In the Clostridia bacterium genome, CACCGGGTAGGTGTGTCCGACATCGCAGATGGGTATGTCTGATGATAGAAGAAGCGTCGCCGTCCTGCTTTCCACATTGTACAGCCGATAGCTGCCGTAATCCCTGTCGTCCCGGTGCATCAGCACCACGTAATCGAACTCAGGGCTGATCGCCACCGGGTAGTGGTTCTCTCCGAGGTCTTCCCGAACACGATCAACGATCGCGGCGACGGCGTCGTCTAGGCAGACAAGACGCAGTTTGTCGTCGATGCATACAGCGGTCAGCGGCTCGCCCGTCTTGGGATGCTTCAGGCCGAAGGAGGGGATTCCCGCAAGCAGGGCGATCATGTCCACCGCCACATCAGCGTGTTCATTGCGGTAGACCAATTCTCTTGACATGGTTTCGGGTTCTATCTCGTAGATGGTGACGTAGTCGTCGTAGAAGTTGGTCTTTACCACCATTCTTTCGTTATCGGCGGTGAACCCGATGACCTCGAAATCACGGGTCAACGACAGGTCGAAGTTGACGATACGCTCCCATGGCTTGTTCGGGCTGTCACGATAGAGCACATACTTGTCGGTAATGTAGTTGCGGCGTTTGGCCAGCTCAACGGTGACGGCCCTCAATACCCCGGCATTGTCGTAGATGTTCGTGACGTTTTCTCCGTTGTTCGCAGGGTACTCCTCCCTTGAGGGCCTGTCGGGTGGAACCCGGTCGGACGCGGTTCCGTCGGACACGTTTATCGCTTTCAGCTCACCGCCAGCCGCATACCACAGAACCCGCCCGTCCTCTGAGAACGTAAAAAGCGGATACGTGTAGGTCGAGTTCGATATGTAGTAGTTCATCATGTCCAGCGGCTCCGCCGGCTTTTCGGCGTCGAGCCTGCCGTACCAGGCGTTGCGGGCGTTCACGATCATCTGGCAAGCAATATCGGCGGTGATCTGGACATTTTGCCGCAGAAGATCGTCGTCAGGGGGGATAATGCCAGATTCCCTCGCGAGCTGCGCTACATCTGCACCCTTGGGGATATCGACGTAGGTCATTCGCAGAAGAGGATAGAGTACGTCGTCTCGGTAAAGGGGGCCGCTTAGCTCAGACTGGATAAAGCCCTGTTTCCGCGCGACATAGCAGGGGTCTTGCCCATGCTCGAATGTGATGTAGGGGACAGCCGCATTCAGAAATGTGTCCATGTGTACTGGTGAACCCGGGGCTTGCCTCCCAAGCTCGGTGTGCTGCAGGTCGACCTGTGCCGGGGCATAGTCTTGGTTGGCTCCTGCGGGCACTGAGAGAAGGAGAGAAATGGCGGCGATCAAGACGATGGTTATCAATGTGCAATAGGTCAGCTTCCGCTTTTTCATCGTACCGCCTCTTTTCTGTGCATGTTTATGACGTGACCCTAGAATGGATACGCCCAGACAGGTACACTGCCTGGACTGAAGTCCTCACACCTTCCGCACCTCCATAGGGTACCATAGCTGTCGACAGCCGAGGTGAGACTCTCCCCAGCTACAATAGCGACGATTCCTGACAGGCTGTGCACTTCGACGGGCCTGTACTCATCTGCAGTGCTCTGGGCGTTACGGTCAGCTGGCGACTCCCAACGAAGCTCACGTTCGCCCCTGGACCAGTAACTTGCCTGCTGGCGGGATCGAACGTCCACCCAGGCCTGGCCGCAGTCACAGTCACTGTGCCCCTAGTACCGTCCTTGCTCCATGTTCCGTCAGGGCCCGTCGCGGCGGTTCCGAAGCTGCGGCGACCGCCGAAGTGCAGACTCACGCCCTCTATTCCCTGGCCCTCGTCATCAGCAGTGATTGCCGCATCGAATGAAAAGGCCTTTTCGGGCTCGAGGATCTCATAGGCAAATTCGTAGCGCATTGCTTCGCCGTTGGTCATAGTGAGGCGTAGCTTCCAAACTGGTAGGCTGCTCCGCCGCCGAACCTCAATTCTGCAGCGCCATCCAGACTTGCCCACGCAACCGCGAAGACCAACGCGGACCCCCAAACCAACGGCTGTTTCTTCATCGAACTCTTCCTTTCAGGGATTCTAGCCCCAGCATATGACCATAAAGAAAGTTTCCACACGGGAGGCTCTACTCCTGCGGCCGATTCGGGGAGACTCGCGATTTGGCCACGATGGAGTAGTAACGGACGCTCATGGCGCCAGCATGGGAAATCACGGTATTTGGTCATCAGAAGGGGCGTGGCTTGCAGTGGGAGGAACGGCCAAGAGAAGGCCAAGAATGGGGAATGCCGTCATGATTGGGGTGGCCGCGATCGCCTTGCTGTTCTCGGTCTGCTCCATCATCCTCGTGAAGACCATGTCGTCTACAAGGCGTGTAGGTGTACAAGGTCGAGGACTGGGCAGATCATGTATCCGCCGTTGACCTCTTCGGCATACATTGACAACCTAGAGTCCTTAAAGGCCACACTCAGCCAGGCGGGCCGCGCCGACTATGTTGTAGTAGCGGATAGAGCCCTTGCAAGCGTGGAAAACGTGTTTCTGTTGGACTCAAGGAACGCGAAGTTCGTGGCTCCAGCCGACGATGACGCCCGCTACATTGTCGATGAGATGAAACGATCCAAGGAGATGGAGACCATCGACGCGTGGCTGCATGATGTTCGCGACCGTAAGATAAACAAGCGTCGCTACAAGAGACTCAGCTACGCAGACAAGCGGATAGACGCTTTCTTCAGCGGTCCTCTGCGCAAGTACCGGAAGATCTACAACCCCAAGGCAGCAAGCGACGACGCCCGTCTCGACTTCACTTGGTCCGTCGACGAACAGGCCCTGCAAAGGCTCATGCCACTAAACGGCAAGTACGTGGTGATCTCAAACGAAATGGATCCCGCCGTCACCGCCGCCGACATATGCCTCACTTCCAGAAAGCGAAGTCATATCGAAACGCGCATGCGGCGCCTCAAGAGCCAGCTCAAAGTGAGACCCGTGTTTCTCGAATCGGACATTGAGGATAAGAGGGCTTGCATTTGTCATCAATCTCGCTCTTGTCGTCTACTGCCTCCTCGAGCAGATGCTGAGAGAAGCCGGCATAGATGAATCCGTCCGTGAGCTGTTCCTCAATTTCGACCAGATCGCCCTGACCAAGGCCAAGCTGCCCAACGGCGCCGAGGTGAGCCACGTCGAAAACGCCCTGCCTTTTCACTACCGTATCCTCGACAAACTCGGACTGCTGATCGGAGAACACCGCCGCCCTCAGGCATGACCGCGTTCTACTCCCTCCGTCCTGTAGTGCCTAACTTGGTAGGCCCCTACTGCGGAAAATGAGCTTAGTGAAACGTTCTAGCGGGCTCATTCCGCTGAGCAAAGAGTGGGGCTGGAAGTTGTAGACGCTGAAGACCCAGATAGATAGAATTCTGTTCAGGTCGTCAATTGAATGGATCTCCTTGACCGGAAGCCCTGAGAACGGAACCAGCGCTCGATCTTGCCCTTAGCGCAGCTCACGACGAACCGCTTCCGCTCCACCTGGATCTCTCTCTGAGGCAATCTCTGTAGATGGCGGCGATGGGCCTGTGGGGACTCGCGATCTTGGCGTCGCGAAGCAACCCCTTGATCGGTTCGGGA is a window encoding:
- a CDS encoding transposase, whose protein sequence is MACSGRNGQEKAKNGECRHDWGGRDRLAVLGLLHHPREDHVVYKACRCTRSRTGQIMYPPLTSSAYIDNLESLKATLSQAGRADYVVVADRALASVENVFLLDSRNAKFVAPADDDARYIVDEMKRSKEMETIDAWLHDVRDRKINKRRYKRLSYADKRIDAFFSGPLRKYRKIYNPKAASDDARLDFTWSVDEQALQRLMPLNGKYVVISNEMDPAVTAADICLTSRKRSHIETRMRRLKSQLKVRPVFLESDIEDKRACICHQSRSCRLLPPRADAERSRHR